A single genomic interval of Salmo trutta chromosome 13, fSalTru1.1, whole genome shotgun sequence harbors:
- the LOC115206655 gene encoding arylacetamide deacetylase isoform X1, translating into MRLKGIFLLLSLGAFTAYYVYQPIPDEIEERWKLMLTDCFFRSLSHLVKYFSELLGLKDYMGVMMFITFAERVVPVSDQRVHVTEELFDGVEVVVYQPKLQGGDTELRRAVIYLHGGGWCLGSARMGPYDLLARQMVMDLNSVVVSVEYRLAPEHHFPVPYEDVYRVVKHFLQRVVLAQYSVDPLRIAVSGDSAGGNLAAAVSQQLQQDPEQQQQLKVQALLYPVLQALDLNTPSYQQNQNMPILPRTLMVRFWSEYFTSDKTFFRAMMTNTHNSPESAALLKFVNWSAFLPESYRGEYNYSAPVVALSAGGAGSDGPSRSIADPRASPLLVPDAVLRSLPKAYILTCEYDVLRDDGVMYATRLRRAGVEVTHEHYAGGFHGALMFTVWPTDFLIGRTMTENFIRWLQHNL; encoded by the exons ATGCGGTTGAAAGGCATATTTTTACTCCTGTCTTTAGGAGCGTTCACAGCTTATTATGTTTACCAGCCCATTCCAGAcgagatagaggagagatggaaacTCATGTTGACCGACTGCTTCTTCAGAAGTCTCAGCCACCTGGTAAAAT ACTTCAGTGAGCTGCTGGGGTTGAAGGACTACATGGGGGTGATGATGTTCATCACGTTCGCTGAGCGGGTGGTGCCCGTGTCAGACCAACGTGTGCACGTTACAGAGGAGCTGTTTGATGGGGTGGAGGTGGTTGTGTACCAGCCCAAACTGCAGGGCGGCGACACTGAGCTGAGGAGAGCAGTCATATACCTGCACGGAGGAGGATGGTGCCTGGGCAGCGCCA GAATGGGACCATACGACCTCCTGGCTAGGCAGATGGTCATGGATCTTAACTCTGTGGTCGTGTCTGTAGA GTACCGCCTGGCTCCCGAGCACCATTTCCCTGTCCCCTATGAGGATGTGTACCGGGTGGTGAAGCACTTCCTCCAGAGGGTGGTCCTGGCCCAGTACTCTGTAGACCCATTACGCATCGCTGTATCTGGGGACAGCGCCGGGGGCAACCTGGCTGCAGCCGTGTCCCAGCag TTGCAGCAGGATCcagaacagcagcagcagctgaaggTCCAGGCCCTGCTCTACCCTGTgctgcaggctctggacctcaATACCCCGTCCTACCAGCAGAACCAGAACATGCCTATCCTGCCCCGAACCCTTATGGTGCGCTTCTGGAGCGAGTACTTCACCAGCGACAAGACCTTCTTCAGAGCCATGATGACCAACACTCACAACAGCCCAGAGTCCGCTGCTCTGCTCAAATTCGTCAACTGGAGTGCCTTCCTGCCCGAGTCCTACCGGGGGGAGTACAACTACAGCGCTCCGGTCGTGGCGTTGTCGGCTGGAGGGGCGGGGTCGGACGGGCCATCGCGCTCCATCGCTGACCCCCGGGCCTCGCCCTTGCTGGTCCCGGATGCCGTTTTACGCTCGCTACCTAAGGCCTACATTCTGACGTGTGAGTACGACGTGCTGCGGGACGACGGGGTGATGTATGCCACGCGCCTGCGTCGTGCCGGCGTCGAGGTGACTCACGAACACTACGCCGGAGGTTTCCACGGCGCCCTCATGTTCACCGTGTGGCCAACCGACTTCCTGATTGGACGCACGATGACGGAGAACTTCATCAGATGGCTACAGCATAACTTGTAG
- the LOC115206655 gene encoding arylacetamide deacetylase isoform X2 has translation MRLKGIFLLLSLGAFTAYYVYQPIPDEIEERWKLMLTDCFFRSLSHLADFSELLGLKDYMGVMMFITFAERVVPVSDQRVHVTEELFDGVEVVVYQPKLQGGDTELRRAVIYLHGGGWCLGSARMGPYDLLARQMVMDLNSVVVSVEYRLAPEHHFPVPYEDVYRVVKHFLQRVVLAQYSVDPLRIAVSGDSAGGNLAAAVSQQLQQDPEQQQQLKVQALLYPVLQALDLNTPSYQQNQNMPILPRTLMVRFWSEYFTSDKTFFRAMMTNTHNSPESAALLKFVNWSAFLPESYRGEYNYSAPVVALSAGGAGSDGPSRSIADPRASPLLVPDAVLRSLPKAYILTCEYDVLRDDGVMYATRLRRAGVEVTHEHYAGGFHGALMFTVWPTDFLIGRTMTENFIRWLQHNL, from the exons ATGCGGTTGAAAGGCATATTTTTACTCCTGTCTTTAGGAGCGTTCACAGCTTATTATGTTTACCAGCCCATTCCAGAcgagatagaggagagatggaaacTCATGTTGACCGACTGCTTCTTCAGAAGTCTCAGCCACCTG gCAGACTTCAGTGAGCTGCTGGGGTTGAAGGACTACATGGGGGTGATGATGTTCATCACGTTCGCTGAGCGGGTGGTGCCCGTGTCAGACCAACGTGTGCACGTTACAGAGGAGCTGTTTGATGGGGTGGAGGTGGTTGTGTACCAGCCCAAACTGCAGGGCGGCGACACTGAGCTGAGGAGAGCAGTCATATACCTGCACGGAGGAGGATGGTGCCTGGGCAGCGCCA GAATGGGACCATACGACCTCCTGGCTAGGCAGATGGTCATGGATCTTAACTCTGTGGTCGTGTCTGTAGA GTACCGCCTGGCTCCCGAGCACCATTTCCCTGTCCCCTATGAGGATGTGTACCGGGTGGTGAAGCACTTCCTCCAGAGGGTGGTCCTGGCCCAGTACTCTGTAGACCCATTACGCATCGCTGTATCTGGGGACAGCGCCGGGGGCAACCTGGCTGCAGCCGTGTCCCAGCag TTGCAGCAGGATCcagaacagcagcagcagctgaaggTCCAGGCCCTGCTCTACCCTGTgctgcaggctctggacctcaATACCCCGTCCTACCAGCAGAACCAGAACATGCCTATCCTGCCCCGAACCCTTATGGTGCGCTTCTGGAGCGAGTACTTCACCAGCGACAAGACCTTCTTCAGAGCCATGATGACCAACACTCACAACAGCCCAGAGTCCGCTGCTCTGCTCAAATTCGTCAACTGGAGTGCCTTCCTGCCCGAGTCCTACCGGGGGGAGTACAACTACAGCGCTCCGGTCGTGGCGTTGTCGGCTGGAGGGGCGGGGTCGGACGGGCCATCGCGCTCCATCGCTGACCCCCGGGCCTCGCCCTTGCTGGTCCCGGATGCCGTTTTACGCTCGCTACCTAAGGCCTACATTCTGACGTGTGAGTACGACGTGCTGCGGGACGACGGGGTGATGTATGCCACGCGCCTGCGTCGTGCCGGCGTCGAGGTGACTCACGAACACTACGCCGGAGGTTTCCACGGCGCCCTCATGTTCACCGTGTGGCCAACCGACTTCCTGATTGGACGCACGATGACGGAGAACTTCATCAGATGGCTACAGCATAACTTGTAG